From one Candidatus Hydrogenedentota bacterium genomic stretch:
- a CDS encoding alpha/beta hydrolase yields MTELKHGLVVTLVLALALSLFPGCGPKEAPPAPREPSQAPVEQPAAPPAEAALPADTGDPIAVMKEPPAMPKGYGSTPEVMIAIGKGEIELLDENVKPPEDVKELAGIEYCNIDGISLKLDLALPAEAKGPLPGLIFIHGGAWASGEREIYHLYTYKFAQQGYAAATISYRLAGQAKFPAAVQDVKCAVRWMRANAATYGIDPDHIAVLGGSAGGHLAMMVGYTSDVPEFEGEGGNPGVSSAVQAVVNFYGPYDLTAEIAQNSDDVKGFLGVTYEENPDLYLKASPMNYLNAGDPPTLIFHGTIDEVVPVEQSERLAARLGELGIPYTFERFEGWPHTMDLAKAVNERCRWFMYRFFEEHLSLEPAAPAGAAQ; encoded by the coding sequence ATGACCGAATTGAAACATGGCCTCGTGGTGACCCTTGTCCTGGCTCTTGCGCTTTCGCTGTTTCCCGGCTGCGGACCCAAGGAGGCGCCTCCCGCGCCGCGGGAACCGTCTCAAGCGCCTGTAGAACAACCCGCCGCGCCTCCGGCTGAGGCGGCACTACCCGCTGATACCGGCGACCCCATCGCGGTCATGAAAGAGCCGCCGGCCATGCCGAAAGGGTACGGTTCGACCCCCGAAGTCATGATCGCCATCGGCAAGGGCGAGATCGAGCTGCTTGATGAGAACGTAAAGCCGCCGGAAGACGTGAAAGAGCTCGCGGGTATCGAGTACTGCAACATCGACGGCATATCGCTGAAACTCGACCTGGCTCTGCCCGCCGAAGCCAAAGGACCGCTCCCCGGCCTGATCTTCATCCACGGCGGCGCATGGGCCAGTGGCGAACGCGAGATTTACCACCTCTATACCTACAAATTCGCCCAGCAGGGCTATGCCGCGGCGACCATTTCATACCGCCTTGCGGGGCAGGCAAAATTCCCCGCCGCCGTGCAGGACGTGAAATGCGCCGTGCGTTGGATGCGCGCGAACGCCGCGACCTATGGCATCGATCCTGACCACATCGCGGTGCTTGGCGGCTCCGCGGGGGGGCATCTCGCCATGATGGTCGGGTACACCTCCGATGTGCCGGAATTCGAGGGAGAGGGCGGCAACCCGGGCGTCAGCAGCGCCGTCCAAGCGGTGGTCAATTTCTACGGACCCTATGATCTTACCGCGGAAATCGCCCAGAATTCGGACGATGTCAAAGGGTTCCTCGGCGTTACCTACGAGGAAAACCCCGATCTCTATCTCAAAGCGTCGCCTATGAATTACCTGAATGCGGGTGACCCGCCTACCCTGATTTTTCATGGAACCATCGACGAGGTGGTGCCGGTGGAACAGTCGGAGCGCCTTGCGGCACGGCTCGGAGAGTTGGGCATTCCCTATACGTTCGAGCGTTTCGAGGGATGGCCCCACACCATGGACCTTGCCAAGGCGGTTAACGAGCGCTGCCGCTGGTTCATGTACCGGTTCTTCGAGGAACATCTCTCACTTGAACCAGCGGCCCCTGCGGGTGCGGCGCAATGA
- a CDS encoding ketopantoate reductase family protein produces the protein MRVLVMGAGAMGSAVGGFLAKAGHAVTLVGRPAHIEAIARQGLRITGIWGGHHVSNLATATGAAAFKPGDFDLILITVKSYDTRTAVAAIAPLVDSHTLVCSYQNGLGNAEIIAEAVGWHRTVGARAIYGVWLPEPGTAEITVIANPTALGVYTPDAPADRVRGIAEAMNASGVPTVYTDRIATVLWGKVAYNCALNPLSALLDVPYGALLDTEHTRAIMRDVVHELYAVGRAMNVNLDPGAPEAYVTLLFEELIPPTAKHYASMREDFRLKRRTEIDALNGAICRYAGAQGIVCPANTLLTRLVHAREHQIGLHS, from the coding sequence ATGCGGGTGTTGGTGATGGGCGCGGGCGCCATGGGTTCCGCGGTCGGAGGGTTTCTGGCAAAAGCCGGGCATGCTGTAACGCTCGTCGGCCGCCCGGCCCATATCGAAGCCATCGCCCGGCAGGGGTTGCGCATCACGGGCATCTGGGGCGGCCACCACGTCTCGAACCTGGCCACGGCCACCGGCGCCGCCGCGTTCAAGCCCGGAGATTTCGATCTCATCCTGATCACCGTGAAATCGTACGACACGCGGACGGCCGTGGCCGCCATTGCGCCCCTGGTCGACAGCCACACCCTCGTATGCTCCTACCAGAACGGCCTCGGAAACGCCGAGATCATCGCGGAAGCCGTCGGCTGGCACAGAACAGTCGGAGCGCGGGCTATCTACGGCGTGTGGCTCCCGGAGCCCGGCACGGCCGAGATCACGGTCATCGCGAATCCCACCGCGCTAGGCGTTTACACGCCCGATGCCCCGGCGGACCGGGTCCGCGGGATCGCCGAAGCGATGAACGCCTCAGGCGTGCCCACCGTCTACACCGACCGTATCGCCACCGTGCTCTGGGGAAAAGTGGCCTACAACTGCGCGCTGAACCCTCTCTCCGCGCTCCTCGATGTGCCCTACGGGGCGCTGCTCGACACGGAACACACCCGCGCCATCATGCGCGATGTGGTCCACGAGTTGTACGCGGTGGGACGCGCCATGAATGTGAACCTCGACCCCGGCGCGCCCGAAGCGTACGTGACTCTCCTGTTCGAGGAGCTGATTCCCCCCACGGCAAAACACTATGCGAGTATGCGCGAGGATTTCCGGCTGAAGCGCCGCACCGAGATCGACGCTCTCAACGGCGCTATCTGCCGGTACGCCGGCGCGCAGGGCATCGTATGCCCCGCCAACACCCTGTTAACCCGCCTGGTTCACGCGCGCGAACATCAAATCGGCCTGCATTCATAG
- the amrS gene encoding AmmeMemoRadiSam system radical SAM enzyme, with amino-acid sequence MIVQCELCPKNCLIAPGQSGECRVRVNLDGKLVAVTYGRPCAAHVDPIEKKPLFHMLPGSEILSIATVGCNLHCRNCQNWEISQENPENVTAREMPPADLPRMAASYGCRSIAYTYTEPIVYYEYTLDGCMQAHDAGLKNALVTAGYINRPPLERLAPYVDAANIDLKSMSDAFYRDICEGSLAPVLSALETAKAAGVWVEVTNLVIPTLNDSDAELQKLSRWVAENMGRETPLHFSQFHPAYRMKNLPPTPGETMDRAREIAKAEGLYYVYIGNVSRPDGENTYCHQCGTLLLARERYTILENKLREGACPACGTKAYGIWQ; translated from the coding sequence ATGATCGTTCAGTGTGAATTGTGCCCGAAAAACTGCCTGATCGCTCCCGGGCAAAGCGGTGAATGCCGGGTCCGCGTGAACCTGGACGGCAAACTGGTCGCGGTCACGTACGGGAGACCCTGCGCCGCACACGTAGACCCGATCGAGAAGAAGCCCCTGTTCCACATGCTGCCGGGGTCCGAGATCTTGTCGATAGCCACCGTGGGCTGCAACCTCCACTGCAGGAACTGCCAGAACTGGGAGATTTCCCAGGAGAACCCCGAGAATGTCACCGCGCGGGAAATGCCGCCGGCGGACCTCCCCCGCATGGCCGCGTCCTACGGGTGCCGGTCCATCGCCTACACTTATACCGAGCCCATTGTCTATTACGAATACACCCTTGACGGATGCATGCAGGCTCACGATGCAGGGCTCAAGAACGCGCTTGTTACGGCTGGTTACATCAACCGCCCGCCCCTCGAGCGCCTGGCCCCTTACGTCGACGCCGCCAACATCGACCTGAAGTCCATGTCCGACGCATTTTACCGGGACATCTGCGAAGGAAGCCTGGCTCCCGTGCTTAGCGCCCTGGAAACCGCGAAAGCGGCGGGTGTTTGGGTGGAGGTCACGAATCTGGTGATCCCCACCCTGAACGATTCCGATGCCGAGTTACAGAAACTCTCCCGCTGGGTGGCGGAGAACATGGGCCGCGAGACCCCCCTTCATTTCTCCCAATTCCACCCCGCGTACCGGATGAAGAACCTGCCGCCGACCCCCGGAGAGACCATGGACCGCGCGAGAGAGATCGCCAAGGCCGAGGGGTTGTATTATGTGTATATTGGCAATGTGTCACGCCCCGACGGCGAGAATACGTACTGCCACCAATGCGGAACCCTGTTGCTCGCCCGGGAACGGTACACCATACTCGAGAACAAGCTGCGCGAGGGGGCGTGTCCCGCGTGCGGCACGAAAGCGTATGGCATATGGCAATGA
- the amrB gene encoding AmmeMemoRadiSam system protein B, whose product MAKRPYVVGVAVVLIVAAAAILSWMVARVGVKEMRHEPQQQAKAPEPTAEPSRPKKVFDSPLAGRWYPADPSELAAMLDKHLAAAVQDPLERVQALVLPHAGYQYSGPVAAYGLKAAQDREYSRIVIMGPSHRVPMRGGASVPDATHYRTPLGEIPLDVAFIEALLEHSMFRRVAEVDAVEHSVQIEVPLIQHSIGSPPIVPIVVGELTLEQTREMARILGGLLDENTLVIVSSDFTHYGPAYGYVPFDRDIPENLERLDMAAWSAIESKNAEAFDAYLNESQATICGTCPILVLLAMLPENAEPHLLNYQTSGAITNDYENSVSYLSIVFTGAWRKGAAMTEPATALPLTQEDKERLLTLARETLRFYLETGKTPTPEELGVEITPAMEQTMGAFVTLHEHGRLRGCIGEIEPRRPLYQAVMANAVNAGVKDYRFPNVVPDEMPELEFEISALTPPQPVESPERIVIGKHGMTIEKAGRRAVFLPQVAPEQGWDRDTTLGHLCMKAGLPPDAWREDAAFTVFEAIVFGEEKG is encoded by the coding sequence GTGGCAAAACGTCCGTATGTAGTCGGTGTTGCAGTCGTGCTCATAGTCGCGGCGGCAGCTATTCTGAGTTGGATGGTTGCACGGGTGGGAGTCAAGGAAATGCGCCACGAGCCGCAACAGCAAGCCAAGGCGCCGGAGCCCACGGCGGAACCGTCCCGCCCCAAAAAGGTGTTCGACTCTCCTCTGGCGGGGAGGTGGTACCCGGCAGACCCCTCTGAGCTTGCCGCAATGCTCGATAAACACCTGGCCGCCGCGGTGCAGGACCCATTGGAGCGTGTCCAGGCGCTTGTTCTGCCGCACGCGGGCTACCAGTACAGCGGCCCCGTAGCTGCGTACGGGCTCAAGGCGGCACAAGACCGGGAATATTCGCGCATCGTGATTATGGGCCCGTCGCACCGCGTCCCCATGAGGGGGGGTGCGAGCGTGCCCGATGCTACCCACTACCGGACGCCCCTGGGAGAGATTCCCCTGGATGTGGCATTCATCGAGGCGCTGCTCGAACACAGCATGTTTCGCCGCGTCGCGGAAGTCGACGCCGTCGAGCACAGTGTTCAGATTGAAGTGCCCTTGATTCAGCACAGCATCGGCTCGCCGCCCATAGTACCCATCGTTGTCGGAGAGCTGACGCTGGAACAAACGCGGGAAATGGCGCGCATACTCGGCGGATTGCTCGATGAAAACACCCTCGTGATTGTCAGCAGCGATTTCACCCATTACGGCCCGGCCTACGGGTACGTGCCGTTTGACCGCGACATTCCGGAAAACCTCGAACGGCTCGATATGGCCGCATGGAGCGCGATCGAGTCTAAGAATGCCGAAGCGTTTGACGCGTATCTCAACGAGAGCCAGGCCACGATCTGTGGCACATGCCCCATTCTGGTCCTTCTCGCAATGCTGCCGGAGAACGCCGAACCCCACCTGCTCAACTATCAAACTTCGGGCGCGATCACGAACGATTACGAGAACTCCGTGAGCTATCTCAGCATCGTCTTCACAGGCGCCTGGAGGAAAGGAGCCGCCATGACCGAACCGGCCACTGCGTTGCCCCTCACACAAGAGGACAAGGAACGCTTGCTTACGCTCGCCCGGGAGACCTTGCGATTCTATCTGGAAACCGGCAAGACACCCACACCCGAAGAACTGGGCGTCGAGATCACCCCCGCCATGGAGCAGACCATGGGGGCGTTCGTGACGCTGCACGAACATGGAAGGCTCCGGGGCTGCATTGGCGAGATCGAACCCCGCCGGCCGCTGTACCAAGCCGTAATGGCCAACGCAGTCAACGCTGGCGTCAAAGACTACCGGTTCCCGAATGTCGTGCCGGACGAAATGCCGGAACTGGAGTTTGAAATCTCCGCCCTTACCCCGCCCCAGCCGGTCGAGAGCCCGGAACGCATCGTTATCGGCAAACATGGGATGACCATCGAAAAAGCCGGCCGCCGGGCCGTCTTTCTTCCCCAGGTAGCGCCTGAGCAAGGATGGGACCGCGACACGACCCTCGGCCATCTCTGCATGAAAGCCGGCCTTCCTCCGGACGCATGGCGGGAGGACGCCGCCTTCACCGTGTTTGAGGCCATCGTCTTCGGCGAGGAGAAAGGATGA
- a CDS encoding 4Fe-4S binding protein — MRFPRGALVFTLGFFALAAQTLLFRQFLTAFEGNELAIGIFFCSWLVWVTLGAWLARIPTPLHAHLVTRFRGAVLLYLPAFVIQYALIGNAREIAGVAPYEQFPLLAMVGVCFVANSPISVLTGAFFTWACRWAASTDSTTKPNDAGLTPAWVYMLEAIGAAAGSLWATMWLAGGVPVETVFLSTAIVLTAGGIEVNRSGSVRLAAAILLALLIYLGAGDYWSACTHQRQWGRLLPAGYQGSVTTAQAEYLYGEHDGQFTVMSWGSVCETPFTTSQGAEDAAAILPQCPGARRILVLGTDAYPLCSVLCSLTQIEQVDWFHPDPAYPGTLLDVLRQRGYAVPDNLKAYGTDARTFLRETALSYDLIILSLPDTTTLLLNRYSTAEFFATVRGALKPGGVIATRVPGGANYLASESAFLGLSMMTTLEAAFRNTALKPGASSWFFASDGDTVTASPMRLARRWQQIDGAERWYPAEGVRDFYRGGRVMQQLDAYEKARVSVPPEVLVNTDRNPRALLFGILLELRRAGFRLADALPGVLGGGTFVVAAALLVLAASRFVFLIKHGGSGVPPVFDAHLLIATTGLASMALSIVLMFFYQVRHGALFLHIGIISALVMLGAWIGSLATKWLLSRRNAESPLVLPGLLTGHLLVLGGAMAMGTDAPIAVFLAGFFLCGVFTGAYFPIGAFRLAQAGQQPDVSGAHLEAFDNFGGAFGAAVTGLVLLPFFGAVHTVALLAGFLALNIPPLLLGKRAEHVRPAAGDWFDRLARPASYAAVTIAMLALAASNILAASNAASRASRLLDDVRTLAGQDAELESATVTLADGAAFTYYREKTPEGETKGYLFDTRALADDVYGYGGPVVLAVSVDAAGIVRDYRIVQSQETPIYLDFVRPWQQQLTGKNIFEPDPFKDIDALSGATLTSNALMAGLERAGNRFAREVLGQSIAAISQDKRSARDVPGLAWLVGLSLAAIVARQRPKPWVRRAILVVSLIVCGWYLNLQYSTQQAASLATGAFPAWALAAPVFLLLAVPLLTILFGNIYCGYLCPFGATQELLEDVTRGSLTVEPTKQAWRYGRAVKYVLLFLLALLFAVYRDPAVSQADPLISIFSGMPGRFVLFMSMGIFALSLVFRRFWCRNLCPAGAFLALCNGIRIFRRLRPAIQPRKCPIGVCQGTDLDCICCDRCRHEDS, encoded by the coding sequence ATGAGATTTCCTCGCGGCGCCTTAGTGTTCACTCTCGGTTTCTTTGCCCTCGCCGCCCAGACGCTGCTGTTTCGCCAATTCTTGACCGCGTTCGAGGGCAACGAACTGGCCATCGGGATATTCTTCTGCTCGTGGCTGGTGTGGGTCACCCTTGGCGCGTGGCTGGCTCGCATACCAACGCCGCTCCACGCCCATCTGGTCACCCGTTTCCGGGGCGCCGTACTGCTCTATCTGCCCGCGTTCGTCATTCAATACGCCCTGATTGGCAACGCGCGTGAAATCGCGGGAGTAGCCCCATACGAGCAGTTCCCGCTCCTGGCCATGGTCGGGGTGTGTTTCGTTGCCAACAGCCCCATCAGCGTGCTGACGGGCGCCTTCTTCACATGGGCGTGCCGGTGGGCCGCGAGCACCGATTCCACCACCAAGCCGAACGATGCCGGACTCACGCCCGCCTGGGTCTATATGCTCGAGGCGATCGGCGCGGCCGCAGGAAGCCTCTGGGCGACGATGTGGCTCGCCGGCGGCGTCCCCGTCGAAACCGTCTTTCTTTCAACCGCGATCGTTCTGACTGCCGGAGGCATCGAAGTCAACCGTTCCGGCTCGGTACGACTGGCCGCCGCGATATTGCTCGCGCTGCTCATCTACCTGGGAGCGGGAGACTACTGGTCCGCCTGCACCCATCAACGGCAGTGGGGCCGCCTGCTCCCCGCCGGATACCAGGGCAGCGTTACCACCGCCCAGGCCGAGTACCTCTATGGCGAACACGACGGGCAGTTCACCGTGATGTCATGGGGCAGCGTATGCGAAACGCCGTTCACGACATCGCAAGGCGCCGAGGACGCCGCGGCAATCCTGCCGCAGTGCCCCGGAGCGCGGCGCATCCTGGTGCTGGGTACGGATGCATACCCGTTGTGCAGCGTGTTGTGCAGCCTGACGCAAATCGAGCAGGTGGACTGGTTTCACCCCGACCCGGCATATCCCGGCACGTTGCTTGACGTGCTGCGGCAGCGCGGCTATGCCGTGCCCGACAACCTCAAGGCCTACGGTACCGATGCACGCACCTTCCTGCGAGAAACCGCCCTTTCCTACGACTTGATCATCCTGAGTTTGCCCGACACCACCACGCTGCTGCTGAATCGCTACTCGACCGCCGAGTTCTTCGCCACCGTCAGAGGCGCGCTGAAGCCGGGGGGCGTGATTGCCACCCGCGTGCCCGGCGGGGCCAACTACTTGGCCAGTGAGTCCGCGTTTCTGGGCCTTTCCATGATGACGACGCTCGAGGCGGCGTTCCGGAACACGGCGCTCAAACCCGGGGCATCCTCGTGGTTCTTTGCGTCCGATGGCGACACCGTGACAGCCTCCCCCATGCGGCTTGCGCGCCGCTGGCAGCAGATCGACGGCGCGGAAAGATGGTACCCCGCCGAAGGCGTTCGCGACTTCTATCGGGGCGGCCGCGTCATGCAACAGCTCGATGCATACGAGAAGGCTCGCGTCTCGGTTCCCCCCGAGGTCCTCGTCAACACCGACCGGAATCCTCGGGCGTTGCTTTTCGGCATCCTGCTGGAACTTCGGCGCGCGGGATTCCGGCTGGCTGATGCGCTGCCCGGCGTTCTCGGGGGTGGAACATTCGTCGTAGCGGCTGCCTTGCTGGTTCTTGCCGCAAGCCGGTTCGTGTTTCTCATCAAGCACGGCGGCTCCGGCGTTCCGCCGGTTTTTGACGCGCACCTTCTCATAGCCACAACGGGCCTGGCCAGCATGGCCCTGTCCATCGTGCTCATGTTCTTCTATCAGGTCCGTCACGGGGCCCTGTTTTTGCACATCGGCATCATATCCGCCCTGGTAATGCTGGGCGCGTGGATTGGAAGCCTTGCAACAAAATGGCTTCTTTCAAGGCGCAACGCCGAATCGCCTCTGGTGTTGCCCGGCCTGCTTACGGGGCATCTCCTCGTGCTTGGAGGGGCGATGGCGATGGGCACGGACGCGCCCATAGCCGTTTTCCTCGCTGGATTCTTCCTGTGCGGGGTTTTCACCGGGGCCTATTTCCCGATCGGCGCGTTTCGCCTCGCCCAAGCGGGCCAACAGCCCGATGTTTCCGGCGCGCACCTCGAGGCGTTCGATAACTTCGGCGGGGCGTTTGGCGCCGCGGTCACGGGCTTGGTTTTGCTCCCATTCTTCGGAGCTGTACACACGGTGGCCCTGCTCGCGGGATTCCTGGCCTTGAACATCCCCCCTCTGCTCCTGGGCAAACGCGCCGAACACGTGCGGCCCGCCGCCGGAGACTGGTTCGACCGGCTGGCCCGTCCCGCATCATACGCGGCGGTTACCATTGCGATGCTCGCGCTCGCGGCATCCAATATCCTCGCCGCATCGAATGCCGCGAGCCGGGCTTCGCGCTTGTTGGACGACGTTCGGACGCTCGCGGGTCAAGATGCGGAACTCGAGTCCGCAACGGTCACACTCGCCGATGGCGCAGCGTTCACGTACTACCGGGAAAAGACTCCCGAAGGTGAAACAAAGGGGTATTTGTTCGATACCCGCGCTCTCGCGGACGATGTTTATGGCTACGGAGGGCCAGTGGTGCTGGCGGTGTCCGTGGATGCCGCCGGGATTGTCCGGGACTACCGCATTGTCCAATCCCAGGAGACTCCGATCTATCTCGACTTCGTGCGTCCCTGGCAGCAGCAACTGACAGGTAAGAACATCTTCGAGCCGGACCCGTTCAAGGACATCGATGCCCTGAGCGGAGCGACTCTCACCAGCAACGCGTTGATGGCCGGCCTCGAGCGCGCGGGCAATCGCTTCGCTCGCGAGGTGCTCGGCCAGTCGATCGCCGCGATCAGCCAGGACAAGCGCTCCGCCCGCGACGTGCCGGGACTGGCGTGGCTGGTCGGCTTGTCGCTTGCAGCCATTGTTGCGCGCCAGCGGCCCAAACCCTGGGTCCGAAGGGCCATCCTCGTCGTTTCACTAATCGTGTGCGGCTGGTACTTGAACCTTCAATACTCCACGCAGCAGGCGGCGAGTCTCGCCACGGGAGCGTTCCCCGCATGGGCCCTGGCCGCGCCGGTGTTCTTGCTGCTGGCGGTTCCGCTGCTCACGATTCTGTTCGGAAATATCTACTGCGGCTACCTCTGTCCGTTCGGGGCCACCCAGGAGCTGTTGGAGGATGTGACGCGGGGGAGTCTGACGGTCGAGCCCACGAAGCAGGCATGGCGCTACGGCCGGGCGGTCAAGTACGTCCTGCTCTTTCTGCTCGCGCTGCTTTTCGCGGTATACCGCGATCCCGCGGTGTCGCAGGCCGACCCGCTCATCAGCATTTTCAGCGGCATGCCAGGCCGGTTCGTGCTTTTCATGAGCATGGGAATATTCGCTCTGTCCCTGGTCTTTCGCCGGTTCTGGTGCCGCAACCTTTGTCCGGCCGGGGCATTCCTGGCGCTTTGTAACGGCATCCGGATCTTCAGACGGCTCCGCCCGGCCATCCAGCCCCGGAAATGCCCCATCGGCGTGTGCCAGGGAACCGACCTCGACTGCATTTGCTGCGACAGGTGCCGCCATGAAGACAGCTGA